The following coding sequences are from one Paenibacillus sp. JDR-2 window:
- a CDS encoding alpha/beta hydrolase: MKLETIKLEISSRATLTLYLHDIVELREKARPIVLVTPGGAYRFCSEREAEPVAIAFYNAGYHAAVLRYSCMEDARNMQPMAEALESIRILREHADKWHIAEDKIAVCGFSAGGHLAASTGTMWNESALMDRLNYAGDILKPNALILGYPVITSGEFAHRESFYNISGSREDDEISGFYSLEKRVTSETPPTFLWHTEDDPAVTVENALLFISALRKHQVPFELHIFNKGEHGLSLCNEEVNTPNPHCAHWFGLCIEWLDSIGLGLE, encoded by the coding sequence ATGAAGCTGGAGACGATTAAACTTGAGATCAGCAGCAGGGCAACATTGACGCTATATCTGCACGACATTGTGGAACTGAGAGAAAAGGCACGGCCTATTGTTCTGGTCACGCCCGGAGGAGCGTACCGGTTCTGCTCCGAACGGGAGGCCGAGCCGGTAGCGATTGCCTTCTACAACGCCGGCTACCATGCGGCGGTATTGCGCTACTCCTGCATGGAGGATGCGCGTAATATGCAGCCAATGGCGGAAGCTTTGGAGTCGATTCGGATTCTAAGAGAGCATGCGGATAAATGGCATATTGCCGAGGATAAAATCGCGGTCTGCGGCTTCTCGGCAGGCGGACATCTGGCGGCTTCCACCGGTACGATGTGGAATGAGTCTGCGCTTATGGATCGCTTGAACTACGCGGGAGATATTCTGAAACCTAATGCGCTGATTCTGGGCTACCCGGTTATTACGTCCGGTGAATTCGCGCATCGCGAATCATTCTATAACATCAGCGGCTCTCGGGAAGACGACGAGATCTCGGGCTTCTACTCGCTGGAGAAACGCGTAACGAGCGAGACTCCCCCAACCTTCCTCTGGCATACGGAGGATGATCCGGCGGTAACCGTAGAGAATGCGCTGCTCTTTATAAGCGCTTTGCGCAAGCATCAGGTACCGTTCGAGTTGCATATCTTCAATAAAGGTGAGCACGGCCTGTCCCTGTGCAACGAAGAAGTAAATACGCCGAATCCGCATTGCGCCCACTGGTTCGGCTTATGTATCGAATGGCTGGACTCGATCGGGCTTGGTTTGGAGTAA
- a CDS encoding TetR/AcrR family transcriptional regulator, whose translation MKARGRSTMNKQSLRDVKREATANALAEAAFDLAMERGMDSFVVEDVVQRAGYSRRTFANHFSCKEEAVVMGASAFNNVDEVQQLIENLTENSTPLEVMEHLVRMELTAGLFKKTRELVKLSKQHPTLEPYILSALHSHQGLAEQLLLDLFEDNYAKGYIQLLVGASYGAALPMLYGNSNIRFPGQSSEESPDSIPLDQYLDNMFGYLKNGF comes from the coding sequence GTGAAGGCACGCGGCCGATCTACGATGAACAAGCAAAGCTTGCGTGATGTCAAAAGAGAAGCAACGGCTAATGCGCTTGCGGAGGCGGCATTTGATCTCGCGATGGAACGCGGGATGGACAGTTTTGTAGTGGAAGATGTTGTGCAGCGCGCGGGGTATTCGAGAAGAACGTTTGCGAATCATTTTTCCTGCAAGGAAGAAGCGGTTGTTATGGGGGCTTCCGCCTTCAACAACGTGGATGAGGTTCAACAGCTCATTGAGAACTTGACGGAGAACTCCACTCCGCTTGAGGTTATGGAGCATTTGGTCCGGATGGAGCTTACCGCAGGCCTGTTCAAAAAAACGCGCGAGCTCGTGAAGCTGTCCAAACAGCACCCTACCCTGGAGCCTTACATTCTCAGCGCTCTTCATAGCCATCAAGGTCTTGCCGAGCAATTGCTGCTTGATCTGTTCGAAGACAACTATGCAAAGGGCTATATACAGCTGCTCGTTGGCGCTTCTTACGGCGCCGCGCTTCCGATGCTATATGGCAACAGCAACATCCGGTTCCCCGGTCAATCAAGCGAAGAGTCGCCGGACTCTATCCCGCTCGATCAATATTTAGACAACATGTTTGGTTATTTGAAAAACGGTTTTTAG
- a CDS encoding MMPL family transporter produces MSTFLYKIGKTAYNKPWHFIIAWIAILGVVGALIGINGIHTSSEMKIKGTEAQKVLDQLAKELPEASGGQASVVFTAPKGERLDTPDRIAAVTKAINDVYSIEYVINPAKMAQASSATAEDSTAQAGDAATAGNAEQGAAESNQTAASTDQPSYGPLIVDGNPVPGVMISADGNVALFQFQFTVQQMSLPQEVIDNVVASVTDVEQANLGIKALPSDTLVGKPAIGATEGIGIVVAAVVLFITLGSVVAAGLPLVTALLGVGISVGGAYSLSKFIPMTDITPALAMMVGLAVGIDYSLFIVNRQRRMILDQGLSAREAASRAVGTAGSAVFFAGLTVIIALCGMVVMNIDFLTAMALVAAASVFINVLVALTLLPALLGLVGERIVSEKARKKNNEQAGVSRQGTAHRWANGVVRRRWLVIVGVIVILGAAAIPAAQMKLGMPSGDTANLDTPTRQSYDAISAGFGEGYNSPLLLVAEPASSGEKITPEVLGKLVQDIQQHEDVALVNPMGINQTGDIGIISVIPKSGPTDKATNDLVQDLRDHNSSISQSNKVTLGVTGFTAINIDMSAKLAEVFPLYIGIILILSLIILLLVFRSIIVPVKATIGFLLSILATFGITTAVFQWGWLHDLFGFDTGGPLLSFMPIMVSGILYGLAMDYQVFLVSSMREAYVHGHKGSSSVVEGYQQASRVVVAAAVIMVSVFAGFILTEDIMLKQIGFALTIGILIDAFFVRMALVPAIMAVFGDKAWGMPKWLDRILPNLDVEGDKLIAELNKSSNPNGHKELKKAKPSRAH; encoded by the coding sequence ATGTCGACTTTCCTGTACAAAATAGGCAAAACCGCTTATAACAAGCCTTGGCATTTTATCATTGCTTGGATTGCCATTCTTGGCGTTGTTGGCGCCCTGATCGGCATTAACGGCATTCACACCAGCTCCGAGATGAAGATCAAAGGCACGGAAGCGCAAAAGGTGCTGGATCAGCTGGCAAAAGAACTGCCTGAAGCTTCCGGCGGGCAAGCAAGCGTTGTATTTACCGCGCCGAAAGGCGAACGGCTGGATACGCCCGATCGTATAGCAGCGGTTACGAAAGCTATTAACGATGTATACAGCATTGAATATGTCATTAATCCAGCTAAAATGGCTCAGGCATCCAGCGCGACAGCCGAAGATAGCACTGCGCAAGCTGGAGACGCCGCAACTGCCGGCAATGCTGAACAAGGCGCGGCGGAGTCGAACCAGACGGCTGCATCCACTGATCAGCCATCGTACGGACCGCTGATCGTTGACGGCAATCCGGTACCCGGCGTTATGATTTCCGCCGACGGCAATGTCGCTTTGTTCCAATTCCAATTCACCGTTCAGCAAATGTCGCTGCCACAAGAGGTTATCGACAACGTCGTTGCTTCGGTTACCGACGTTGAGCAAGCGAACCTGGGAATCAAAGCCTTGCCAAGCGACACGCTTGTAGGCAAGCCGGCCATCGGCGCTACCGAAGGCATCGGTATTGTTGTTGCCGCCGTTGTTCTGTTTATAACGCTTGGTTCTGTTGTTGCGGCCGGTCTTCCGCTCGTAACCGCATTGCTTGGTGTAGGTATCAGCGTTGGGGGCGCTTATTCCCTCTCCAAATTTATTCCGATGACCGATATCACGCCTGCGCTTGCCATGATGGTTGGCCTCGCAGTCGGAATCGACTACTCCTTGTTTATCGTTAACCGCCAGCGCCGCATGATCCTGGATCAGGGCTTAAGCGCGCGCGAAGCGGCAAGCAGAGCGGTTGGTACTGCGGGCAGCGCGGTATTTTTCGCCGGGTTAACCGTTATTATCGCGTTATGCGGCATGGTTGTTATGAATATCGACTTCCTGACCGCTATGGCGCTTGTCGCTGCGGCAAGTGTTTTCATTAACGTCCTTGTAGCCCTGACCTTGCTTCCAGCATTGCTTGGTCTGGTTGGCGAACGTATCGTCTCCGAGAAAGCACGGAAGAAAAACAACGAACAAGCTGGTGTTTCCCGTCAAGGCACGGCACACCGCTGGGCGAACGGAGTTGTACGACGCCGCTGGCTCGTGATTGTTGGCGTAATCGTTATCCTGGGTGCAGCCGCTATCCCTGCAGCCCAAATGAAATTGGGCATGCCTTCCGGGGATACGGCTAACCTGGATACGCCAACTAGACAGAGCTACGATGCGATCTCTGCCGGCTTCGGCGAAGGCTATAATTCACCGCTGCTTCTGGTCGCGGAGCCTGCAAGCTCAGGCGAAAAGATTACCCCTGAAGTATTAGGCAAGCTTGTGCAAGACATCCAGCAGCATGAAGATGTCGCACTCGTTAATCCAATGGGCATCAATCAAACCGGAGACATTGGCATTATCAGCGTTATTCCGAAATCGGGTCCGACAGACAAAGCAACAAACGATCTCGTCCAGGATTTGCGCGATCACAACTCAAGCATCTCTCAATCCAACAAAGTGACGCTAGGCGTTACCGGCTTCACCGCGATTAACATCGATATGTCGGCAAAGCTGGCTGAGGTATTCCCGCTCTATATCGGCATCATTCTGATCTTGTCGCTGATCATTCTGCTGCTCGTATTCCGGTCCATTATCGTTCCGGTGAAAGCAACTATCGGCTTCCTGCTTAGTATCCTCGCTACCTTCGGGATTACAACGGCAGTATTCCAATGGGGCTGGCTGCATGATCTGTTCGGCTTCGATACCGGCGGCCCGCTTCTCAGCTTTATGCCGATTATGGTGTCCGGTATCCTGTACGGCCTTGCGATGGACTATCAAGTCTTCCTTGTCAGCTCCATGCGCGAAGCTTACGTCCACGGCCACAAAGGAAGCTCCAGCGTGGTTGAAGGCTATCAGCAGGCAAGCCGCGTCGTTGTGGCGGCAGCCGTTATCATGGTATCCGTCTTCGCCGGGTTCATTCTGACCGAAGATATTATGCTGAAGCAAATCGGCTTTGCTCTCACCATCGGTATTCTTATTGACGCATTCTTCGTCCGCATGGCGCTTGTTCCGGCTATTATGGCGGTGTTTGGCGACAAAGCATGGGGCATGCCGAAGTGGCTGGACCGCATTCTTCCAAACCTGGACGTTGAAGGCGACAAGCTGATTGCGGAGCTTAACAAATCGTCGAATCCGAATGGCCATAAAGAATTAAAAAAGGCTAAACCAAGCCGGGCGCATTAA
- a CDS encoding SGNH/GDSL hydrolase family protein produces MLLGKNSKLVMIGDSITDCERARPRGEGLFGAIGKGYVSLVDSLLTAAYPELGIRVVNMGTSGNNVRDLTDRWETDVLDLQPDWLSIMIGTNDVWRQYDLPAQTEQHVYIDEYEEKLETLVERTRPTVQGLVLMTPFYLEPNEADPMRRTMDQYGQVVQKLASKYDARFVDTQAAFNKVLGSIYPATLAWDRVHPNMSGHAVLARAFLQAIEYDYNRGL; encoded by the coding sequence ATGTTGTTGGGGAAAAATTCGAAGCTGGTCATGATCGGAGACTCGATTACGGATTGCGAACGGGCTAGACCTAGGGGAGAAGGGCTGTTTGGAGCAATCGGGAAAGGGTATGTTTCGCTGGTCGATTCGTTGCTGACCGCAGCCTATCCGGAGTTAGGCATTCGCGTGGTAAACATGGGGACAAGCGGCAATAACGTCCGGGATTTGACGGATCGCTGGGAGACGGATGTTCTGGATCTTCAGCCGGATTGGCTGTCTATTATGATTGGCACGAACGATGTATGGAGGCAATATGATTTGCCCGCTCAGACCGAGCAGCATGTCTACATAGACGAATACGAAGAGAAGCTGGAGACTTTGGTGGAGCGTACCAGGCCAACGGTGCAGGGACTTGTGCTGATGACTCCGTTCTATCTGGAGCCGAATGAAGCGGATCCGATGCGCAGAACGATGGATCAATACGGTCAGGTTGTCCAAAAGCTAGCATCCAAGTATGATGCTCGATTCGTGGATACGCAGGCGGCGTTTAACAAGGTTCTAGGGTCTATTTATCCGGCAACTCTAGCCTGGGACCGGGTTCATCCCAATATGTCGGGTCATGCCGTGCTTGCCCGGGCTTTTCTGCAAGCGATTGAATACGATTACAACCGCGGGTTATAG
- a CDS encoding SPL family radical SAM protein encodes MAVEIRDIVSKSILSEAKGYLDIGFTHSLNPYSGCSFACKYCYVREMPIQKFKQIPWGEWVDIKTNAADIYRNEVNKLRRKNKPINIFMSSATDPYQPIEREAGITRRILREMLEAPPDLIQIQTRSPLIRKDLDLIVLLKDKCEVLVSMTVETDREDMKRLFAPYAPGIKLRLKALKELHDAGITTQAAISPVLPFTPDFPKVLKGIADRIWIDTLSIGDGSMGRRSKRLGMPQLFEDHDLTDWYRSDIHSRVETYFRSFYPGEMIHVSKSEAFPLN; translated from the coding sequence ATGGCTGTCGAAATCAGAGATATCGTATCCAAGAGTATTCTAAGCGAAGCAAAGGGTTACTTGGATATCGGCTTTACCCATTCCCTAAATCCATATAGCGGGTGTTCGTTTGCCTGCAAATATTGCTATGTGAGAGAAATGCCGATCCAGAAGTTCAAGCAGATTCCATGGGGAGAATGGGTGGACATTAAGACAAATGCCGCGGACATTTACCGGAATGAAGTGAATAAGCTGCGCCGGAAAAATAAGCCGATAAATATTTTTATGTCCTCGGCAACGGATCCTTATCAGCCGATCGAGCGGGAAGCGGGGATTACCAGGCGGATTTTGCGGGAAATGCTGGAGGCTCCTCCCGATCTGATTCAGATTCAGACGCGCAGTCCGCTTATAAGGAAGGACCTCGACCTTATCGTGTTGCTCAAGGACAAATGCGAGGTTCTTGTATCGATGACGGTAGAGACGGACCGCGAGGATATGAAGCGGCTGTTTGCCCCCTACGCACCGGGAATTAAGCTGCGGCTGAAGGCTCTGAAAGAGTTGCATGATGCCGGAATTACGACACAGGCTGCGATTTCTCCGGTGCTGCCGTTTACGCCGGATTTTCCAAAGGTACTGAAAGGTATAGCAGACCGGATCTGGATCGATACGCTTTCTATCGGGGATGGCTCCATGGGGAGAAGGTCCAAGCGTTTAGGCATGCCTCAGCTGTTTGAGGACCATGATCTGACGGACTGGTACCGGAGCGATATTCATTCCAGGGTCGAGACGTACTTTCGGTCTTTCTATCCGGGCGAGATGATCCATGTCTCGAAGAGCGAAGCTTTCCCGCTGAATTAA
- a CDS encoding PAS domain-containing sensor histidine kinase encodes MLSLRDHFKHELFVNQNSELTQFLLNRILNMRSEFVCITTFHDGEFIYANDSVVQRLGYSDDELFKLNVFDLGIWTNAEERDNVMSALMNSGLIQDLEIEVRDKQNDIVTCVLNLELINILAKPCILIAGRDISIVKALEKNKYDEMKEELLQTVRSVNGFVIQMKKREDGELYYVLAEGKIAEELGYTTANSYGKTVREIFPFLYKTEGQYYDRILQGETISFETELHGRSLYKTLIPYYKKGRVTGIIATAVDISERKNIEKMLRLSEMNAALGELAVGVAHEIRNPLTGIRGFVQLLGETLKRYGIEKEQRYVDLIQTELSRINDLVSEMLWLRKPKESSMETIDMLKLVNDILPLIQVDTNMNNIQMDTYGVVAGRSIKANVALLKQVILNLCKNSIEAMESGGRLVLGLREADHTVTLFVQDSGPGIPPDVMDKLFTPFFTTKQSGNGLGLFISKQIIVEMGGELTIQTGLPGTVVSVTFPVEME; translated from the coding sequence ATGCTGTCACTAAGAGATCACTTTAAACACGAGCTGTTCGTGAATCAAAATAGTGAACTGACACAATTTTTGTTAAACCGGATTTTGAATATGAGATCGGAATTCGTCTGCATCACGACTTTCCATGACGGCGAATTTATTTACGCCAACGATTCCGTTGTTCAAAGATTGGGCTATAGTGACGACGAGCTGTTCAAGCTGAATGTTTTCGATCTAGGGATATGGACGAATGCAGAGGAGCGGGATAACGTCATGTCGGCTCTGATGAATAGCGGACTGATCCAGGATTTAGAGATAGAAGTCAGAGACAAGCAGAATGATATCGTAACCTGCGTGCTGAATCTGGAGCTGATCAACATCTTGGCGAAGCCGTGTATTCTGATTGCGGGCAGAGACATCTCGATTGTGAAAGCCCTCGAGAAAAATAAATACGATGAAATGAAAGAGGAGCTTCTGCAGACGGTTCGTTCGGTGAACGGCTTTGTGATTCAAATGAAGAAGAGAGAAGACGGCGAGCTTTATTACGTCCTGGCCGAAGGGAAAATCGCGGAGGAGCTTGGTTATACAACGGCTAACAGCTATGGCAAAACCGTCAGAGAAATATTCCCTTTCCTCTACAAGACGGAGGGGCAATACTATGATCGGATTCTCCAGGGGGAAACGATCAGCTTTGAAACCGAGCTGCATGGAAGAAGCTTATACAAGACCTTAATCCCGTACTATAAAAAGGGCCGCGTTACAGGAATTATCGCAACGGCCGTAGATATTTCCGAGCGAAAAAACATTGAAAAGATGCTGCGCTTGTCGGAAATGAATGCGGCGCTTGGCGAATTGGCTGTTGGCGTGGCGCATGAGATTAGAAATCCGCTGACGGGCATAAGGGGATTTGTACAACTTTTAGGCGAAACACTGAAGAGGTATGGCATTGAGAAAGAGCAGCGTTATGTCGACCTCATCCAGACGGAGCTCTCCCGGATTAACGACCTGGTAAGCGAAATGCTATGGCTCCGCAAGCCTAAAGAGAGCAGTATGGAAACCATCGATATGTTGAAGCTGGTAAACGATATTCTTCCCCTCATCCAAGTGGACACGAATATGAACAATATCCAGATGGACACTTACGGGGTTGTTGCCGGCAGGTCGATTAAAGCCAATGTCGCTCTCTTGAAGCAGGTCATTCTGAATTTATGCAAGAACAGCATAGAAGCAATGGAATCGGGAGGCAGGCTGGTCCTTGGGCTGCGGGAAGCGGATCATACCGTTACTTTGTTTGTTCAGGATTCTGGGCCGGGAATTCCGCCTGACGTAATGGACAAGCTGTTTACGCCGTTTTTCACGACCAAACAGTCCGGAAATGGCTTAGGGCTGTTTATCTCCAAGCAGATTATTGTTGAAATGGGCGGGGAGCTGACGATACAGACGGGCCTACCAGGAACGGTCGTGTCCGTTACTTTTCCGGTGGAGATGGAATAA
- a CDS encoding sugar phosphate isomerase/epimerase family protein yields MKFGISTYSYYQALQSGEMDVIDVIAAIAEIGGEHVEIVPLGFNLTENPELIEAIRRKADEVGIDISNYLIGANFAGKSEAEFEQEIERVMREVDIAAKLGVQLMRHDVASSPDTSIRNFYNELPKLAEACRRIADYAATKGITTTVENHGYFLQASDRVQALLHATDRDNFRTTLDVGNFVCVDENPVVGVSNNIEYAAMVHIKDFYVRHPESELGDGWFRSTRGNYLRGAIVGQGDIDMRRVLGIVKESGYDGYISIEFEGLEPCRFGVQQGLNQLKKIWQSL; encoded by the coding sequence ATGAAATTTGGAATTAGCACTTATAGCTACTATCAAGCGCTTCAATCAGGGGAAATGGACGTTATTGATGTCATTGCCGCGATTGCCGAAATTGGCGGCGAGCATGTTGAGATTGTGCCGCTTGGCTTCAATTTGACGGAGAATCCGGAGTTAATTGAAGCGATCCGCCGTAAAGCGGATGAGGTGGGCATTGATATCTCCAATTATTTGATCGGAGCCAATTTTGCCGGTAAAAGCGAAGCGGAATTCGAGCAAGAGATTGAACGCGTTATGCGGGAAGTGGACATTGCGGCTAAGCTTGGCGTTCAATTGATGCGCCATGATGTGGCATCTTCACCGGATACGTCGATCCGTAATTTCTACAACGAGCTTCCTAAGCTGGCAGAGGCTTGCCGCCGGATCGCCGATTACGCGGCTACGAAGGGAATTACAACAACGGTTGAAAATCACGGTTATTTCCTTCAAGCCAGCGATCGTGTCCAGGCTCTCCTTCATGCAACGGACCGGGACAATTTCAGAACAACCCTGGACGTCGGCAACTTTGTCTGCGTGGACGAGAATCCGGTTGTTGGCGTCTCCAATAATATCGAGTACGCCGCTATGGTACATATTAAAGATTTCTATGTGCGTCATCCCGAAAGCGAACTTGGCGACGGCTGGTTCCGTTCCACCCGCGGCAATTATTTGCGTGGGGCTATTGTAGGCCAAGGCGATATCGACATGCGCCGTGTGCTTGGCATTGTGAAGGAATCCGGGTACGACGGTTATATTTCCATTGAATTCGAAGGCTTGGAGCCATGCCGTTTTGGCGTGCAGCAAGGCCTCAATCAATTGAAGAAGATCTGGCAATCGTTGTAA
- a CDS encoding acyltransferase domain-containing protein, translating into MKGQKFMHVSEFCKGIQLGGEASRIIIDYRMEEEEYAKLKEHFHTDRHSFFRQVTGTAGYRQMLLYLFARFAVDAYEEYRIRGIEDNIYFDTFTDIRIWSEACYRDYGEYGIEEYNWLQEHVRLQLFRLGRLQFQPMAFNGESLKAGQRLVEKNQLVLNVHIPEGEPLTPDAVSHSFLIARKFFRGIPSVYICSSWLLYPGLDQVLKAESNILKFQWLFCVYEVNEASREAEQRIFHRLETNPNDYGEVTSLQRAAKALLLNGRKLGSGSGIYIPD; encoded by the coding sequence ATGAAAGGACAGAAGTTTATGCATGTAAGCGAGTTTTGTAAAGGAATTCAATTAGGCGGGGAAGCCAGCCGAATCATTATAGATTACCGCATGGAAGAAGAGGAATATGCGAAGTTGAAAGAACATTTTCATACGGACCGTCATTCGTTTTTCCGTCAGGTTACGGGAACGGCGGGGTACAGGCAAATGCTGCTGTATCTGTTTGCGAGATTTGCCGTGGATGCGTACGAAGAATACCGGATTCGGGGAATCGAAGACAACATTTATTTCGATACGTTCACGGATATCCGGATTTGGAGCGAAGCCTGCTACCGGGATTACGGCGAGTATGGCATAGAAGAGTACAACTGGCTTCAGGAGCATGTCAGGCTTCAGTTATTTCGTCTGGGAAGACTGCAGTTTCAGCCAATGGCCTTTAACGGGGAGAGCTTGAAGGCAGGACAACGCTTGGTGGAAAAGAATCAGCTGGTGCTGAATGTTCACATTCCGGAAGGGGAACCGTTAACCCCGGATGCGGTATCGCATTCTTTCCTTATAGCCCGGAAGTTTTTCCGAGGAATCCCTTCGGTTTACATTTGCAGTTCATGGCTGCTCTATCCCGGTCTTGACCAGGTGCTGAAGGCTGAATCGAACATTCTGAAGTTTCAATGGCTTTTCTGCGTTTATGAAGTGAACGAAGCATCAAGGGAAGCGGAGCAAAGAATCTTTCATCGGTTAGAGACAAATCCCAATGATTACGGGGAAGTAACGAGCCTGCAGCGAGCAGCGAAAGCCTTATTGCTTAATGGCAGGAAACTTGGCAGCGGAAGCGGTATCTATATACCGGATTAA
- a CDS encoding response regulator transcription factor — protein sequence MYEILIVDDHTHLVDSLAIGLPWEQMGISNVYKAYSGEEALELLNYRSVDIVVTDIHMNGMSGLELIARINEKWKNTKAVIITGYDEFQYAREAIQQQVCDYLLKPVSNEELEQTLRTIIDRIKEEGNELLNQQKFAYRFRESLPKLREMFLFELLSGKSYPLSALQDKLQLYGLPFSAEREAILLCMRVEEDYSNTDLYSLSLIEYAMFNIVEEVFANKYHVAYCKDSHDYLIFLVQPNRAEQSGRDHSAIIEDLARLSQHQIKLYLKSKVSVVLSNWGGFPKDTLPMYHSALSIYTDYIGYQTESFFDAKQKKEVFEIQPLAELYRSQTFMELIDMEQWNGFESKLNRIFDELESAGSGAREYGLQIYVTLLQAYSYYLHKKGKRIFEVFGREIDKMLKIDAGWSVEPLKEWAFGSYVQIKAYSDSRSDNIRSDLMERIRRFIQENIKDITLQTVADHVNLHPVYVSNLFKQETKENFSNYVLRLRMERAVQLLKNKDLRISQIALEVGYQKPQYFIKLFKTQYGMTPQEFKNGQ from the coding sequence ATGTACGAAATCTTGATCGTGGACGATCATACGCATTTGGTTGACAGTCTGGCTATCGGACTTCCGTGGGAGCAAATGGGAATCTCCAATGTTTATAAGGCTTATTCCGGCGAGGAAGCTCTGGAGCTGCTGAACTACCGTTCCGTTGATATCGTGGTAACGGATATTCATATGAACGGGATGAGCGGGCTTGAATTGATCGCCCGAATCAATGAGAAATGGAAAAATACGAAGGCGGTTATTATAACCGGCTATGATGAATTTCAATATGCGAGGGAAGCGATTCAGCAGCAGGTATGCGACTATCTGCTCAAGCCGGTATCGAACGAGGAATTGGAGCAAACGCTGCGCACCATTATCGATAGGATTAAGGAAGAAGGAAATGAGCTGCTTAATCAGCAGAAATTCGCTTACCGGTTTCGCGAAAGCCTGCCCAAATTAAGAGAAATGTTTTTGTTCGAATTGTTATCCGGCAAAAGCTACCCGTTATCGGCTTTGCAGGACAAGCTTCAATTGTACGGACTTCCTTTTTCCGCCGAACGGGAAGCCATTCTCTTGTGCATGAGAGTAGAGGAAGACTATTCGAATACGGATCTCTATAGTCTCTCGTTGATCGAATATGCCATGTTTAACATTGTGGAAGAGGTTTTCGCGAATAAATATCATGTGGCGTATTGCAAGGATTCGCATGATTATTTGATTTTTCTGGTTCAGCCCAATAGGGCGGAGCAATCAGGCAGAGACCACTCTGCGATAATAGAAGACTTAGCGAGGCTCTCCCAGCATCAAATCAAGCTTTATTTAAAGTCGAAGGTTTCCGTTGTACTAAGTAATTGGGGCGGGTTTCCAAAGGACACTCTGCCCATGTACCACTCTGCTTTATCGATTTATACCGATTATATCGGCTACCAGACCGAAAGCTTTTTTGACGCGAAGCAAAAGAAAGAGGTTTTCGAAATCCAGCCGCTTGCGGAGCTCTATCGTTCCCAAACGTTTATGGAACTAATCGATATGGAGCAATGGAACGGATTCGAGAGCAAGCTGAACCGGATATTCGATGAGCTTGAAAGCGCGGGCAGCGGAGCGCGCGAATACGGGCTGCAAATCTACGTTACCTTGCTGCAAGCCTATTCCTATTATTTGCACAAGAAGGGCAAACGGATCTTCGAAGTGTTCGGAAGAGAAATCGATAAGATGCTGAAGATTGATGCCGGTTGGAGCGTAGAGCCGTTAAAGGAGTGGGCTTTCGGCAGCTATGTTCAAATCAAAGCGTATAGCGACAGCCGCTCCGATAACATCCGCTCTGACTTGATGGAACGAATCCGCCGGTTCATACAAGAAAATATAAAGGATATCACCCTGCAAACGGTGGCCGATCATGTCAATCTGCATCCCGTCTATGTATCCAACCTGTTTAAACAGGAAACAAAGGAAAATTTCTCGAATTACGTGCTTCGGCTGCGTATGGAGAGGGCGGTGCAATTGTTAAAGAACAAGGATCTGAGGATAAGCCAAATCGCGCTTGAGGTCGGCTACCAGAAGCCGCAGTATTTCATAAAATTGTTTAAGACCCAATACGGGATGACGCCGCAAGAGTTTAAGAACGGGCAATGA